Part of the Lolium rigidum isolate FL_2022 chromosome 6, APGP_CSIRO_Lrig_0.1, whole genome shotgun sequence genome, AGGGCGCCACTATGGTTACCCTTGCTACATTAGGGCTCGGGGTGAAAACTCCAAACCTTGTGGTCTCGATGGCAGCGGCGCATCCGCATGTGTCGTTACCTTTTTGGAGGCGTTACCTTTCTGGAGGCGTTGTCGTGGAGCTCCTAACCCTCTTGGTCTCGTTTTGGTGGCAAGCTTTGGCtcttcttttttaaaaaaaaaaaaaaaaaaatctatggtCTGCTTTGTAGGAGATACTTCTCCTCAGGTTGTATCGATTCGGCAGTGTATGGTTTTATTTACAAAACGGAGAAAAGCCCGTTTCGAAGACACGGGCTCATAGCAAGAATTACTGTATCGGCAGACTAGCAGCACAATTCTTACAAAGACTGGCAGTCGTAAACACATCACTACAGGGTAcaacagacacacacacacaaaaaaagattTCTTTAACAGTTGAAAAAGAAAGGATTTCTCCAAGAAAATACAAGAAAAATATCAACCTACATCTGTAGCTATGGGCTGCGTAGCTCCTAGTTTCACCGAGCTCATGCTGCGTTGAGCGTTGTGGTGTGTTATTTATGGTTATCTAGCGTTTAATTTTGTAATTTACATTTGGTTTCGGACTGAACCTGAAGTGAAATCCGGGGAGTGTATTATAGCTTGTATCGGACTGAACCTGAAGAAAAATGTTTCCATATTGCTAGGATGTATTACCGAAACGCAAGTTGCACAACCTCTTTGGTTAGAACAGCTAAATTTTTGTCTCAGCTTTGCTGCAACAGACACATCTTCACAGAAAAGGCTCTGATATTGAACGCACGCAGTGGTTTGGAGCAACACAACATCAACATGCATCAGACTCTTTGTTAACGCAGAGAACCATACCTGAAGATAAAGTCTACTACTCCCTAGTTAGTATCGAACTAAAACCTGAAGAAAGATGTTTGCGTATTGCTAGGATTTTCAATCACTCTTTGCACATTTGGAATgagtcaaccagagagatgtGTTCAATTTCCGTTTCAACTTTGCTGTAACATACACATTTTCACAGGAAAAGCTCTGGTGAGAGAAAAATTCTGAAGCTCTGGTGAGATGTGTTCATTCATTCAGTGTCTACAGAGGAAGCATACCATACAAGAAGCAAATGGAAATTAATTAACAGACGGGAAAACAGCAGAACCATCACCGATAATCCATCACTGGGACTCCTCGCCGGCGGTGTCGTCCTCCTGGTCGGACTGGAGGGGCGGGAGGAGCTGAGCCTTGCGGCGGGTGTCGCGGGGCGGGACGGGGACGGCGAGGAAGTGCTTGGTCTTGGAGATGGGGCGGGACCTGAGCAGCTCCACGACGTCGCCGACCTTGAACTGGTTCTCCGGGTCGTGCGCCTGGTACTTCTTCTTGATGCGCTCCCGGCGGTGGTACTTGGGGTGCGGCGCCAGGCGCACCACCTCCACGCCCACCGTCTTGTTCGCCTTCGTCGTCACCACCCGCCCCGTCAGCTGCTTCGCCGCCGAGATCCGGGTGAGGAACGCCGGCCGCGAGGACGCGGCGCCCACGGCG contains:
- the LOC124664603 gene encoding 30S ribosomal protein S17, chloroplastic-like — its product is MLLSSTFASPLHLPCSSSNVAVGAASSRPAFLTRISAAKQLTGRVVTTKANKTVGVEVVRLAPHPKYHRRERIKKKYQAHDPENQFKVGDVVELLRSRPISKTKHFLAVPVPPRDTRRKAQLLPPLQSDQEDDTAGEESQ